Proteins encoded in a region of the Leishmania donovani BPK282A1 complete genome, chromosome 14 genome:
- a CDS encoding nucleoside hydrolase-like protein, which translates to MPHRKIIIDTDCGGDDAIGIMTALADPNTDVIAMTAVWGNVNVNQGMENIGKLLDVFERDIPFYKGAEAPLVSDPETVQWGGFGKDGFGDADFPPSARVLEQSKTHAALAITELLRAAKPDEDTVYQLVCLGPLTNIALAMRLDPEVFDVLGSETEPAITIMGGASEAKGNSNLTSEFNMHCDPEAAYIVFNQRNMRPVRVVSWEVTVDCSMTWTFFDEWIGRQENGKKQQNRFQVFIEKVFQRLETFTRPLPDGTKANTGDAEATQDNTCVIPDAVAMVAALYPESILDRFITYCTVELHGRETRGQTCLDWYGTKQSMAKRGRWCNCELITRVDNARFLEAMTGILKYKV; encoded by the coding sequence ATGCCTCACCGAAAGATCATTATCGACACGGActgtggcggcgacgatgccaTTGGCATCATGACCGCGCTGGCGGACCCCAATACCGACGTCATCGCCATGACGGCCGTCTGGGGCAACGTCAACGTGAATCAGGGAATGGAGAACATCGGCAAGCTCCTCGACGTTTTCGAGCGCGACATCCCCTTCTACAAGGGTGCCGAGGCGCCGCTCGTGTCGGATCCCGAGACGGTGCAGTGGGGCGGCTTCGGCAAGGACGGCTTTGGCGATGCGGATTTTCCACCGTCCGCGCGGGTGCTGGAGCAATCCAAGACgcacgccgccctcgccatcacggagctgctgcgagctGCTAAGCCGGATGAGGATACTGTCTACCAGCTCGTCTGCCTGGGACCCCTCACCAACATTGCTCTGGCGATGCGACTTGATCCGGAAGTGTTCGACGTACTGGGCAGCGAGACGGAACCGGCCATCACGATCATGGGTGGCGCGAGCGAGGCGAAAGGCAACTCAAACTTGACGTCGGAGTTCAACATGCACTGCGACCCTGAGGCAGCGTACATCGTCTTCAACCAACGCAATATGCGTCCCGTCCGCGTTGTTTCGTGGGAGGTGACGGTGGACTGCTCTATGACGTGGACGTTCTTCGACGAATGGATAGGCCGCCAGGAAAACGGGAAGAAGCAGCAAAACCGGTTTCAAGTTTTCATTGAGAAGGTGTTCCAGCGGCTGGAGACCTTCACCCGTCCGCTTCCCGACGGCACCAAGGCGAACACCGGggacgcggaggcgacgcAAGACAACACATGCGTCATCCCTGATGCGGTGGCCATGGTCGCCGCTCTTTACCCCGAGAGCATTCTGGATCGCTTCATCACCTACTGCACCGTAGAGCTGCACGGACGTGAGACACGTGGTCAAACCTGCCTGGACTGGTACGGCACTAAGCAGTCGATGGCGAAGCGAGGGCGCTGGTGCAACTGCGAGTTGATCACCCGTGTCGATAACGCTCGCTTCTTGGAAGCGATGACTGGTATCCTGAAATACAAAGTTTAA
- a CDS encoding 60S ribosomal protein, putative, with protein sequence MRRALIASGLMSRCTLAHRYCSTKPAGDNAKIDDLATAYSQLTLREVSDLQRLIFKKLGHSDEFYEKALLRGLGGGGGAVMMAPAAAAAVAPAADAPAADALKTEKKKVEKLTYDVKLEKFAPEIKIKLIKELRTVTNLSIADAKKAVEKCPGLVATNMSKDDAEKLKGLYEKLGAKVELL encoded by the coding sequence ATGCGCAGGGCACTCATTGCAAGCGGCCTCATGAGCCGGTGCACGCTGGCGCACCGCTACTGCTCCACCAAGCCTGCAGGCGACAACGCGAAGATCGACGACTTGGCCACCGCCTACTCTCAGCTAACGCTGAGGGAAGTGTCtgacctgcagcgcctcatATTCAAGAAGCTAGGTCACAGCGACGAATTCTAcgagaaggcgctgctgcgcggtctaggcggtggcggtggcgcggttATGATGgctccagctgcggcggcggcggtggcaccggcAGCCGATGCCCCGGCCGCAGACGCGCTCaagacggagaagaagaaggtTGAGAAGCTCACGTACGACGTTAAGCTCGAAAAGTTTGCGCCAGAGATCAAAATCAAGCTCAtcaaggagctgcgcacAGTGACCAACCTCAGCATCGCCGATGCCAAGAAGGCAGTGGAGAAGTGCCCCGGTCTTGTGGCCACCAACATGAGCAAGGACGACGCGGAGAAGCTCAAGGGGCTTTATGAAAAGCTCGGGGCCAAGGTGGAGCTCCTCTAA
- a CDS encoding histone acetyltransferase, putative, with the protein MSSSAVPAYEEKQKVYALLNGTFHAAIVLEVAEDATEGGFLYYVRYVEQDSRLDQWLQASDIKERHQGRAQHGSSSTHQQYTPSGIKTRRQSHVTEQQNAETAVLTGEGVGMSTEVSANAKGGGAASHLVKVSKTRARRDSAFFSRTKNIYSICMGPHEVETWYFSPYHLARPEVQQRLQAASQCVTGSTELQLVQSTTPSGGTSGVSSGIAGVGGGAGGSGSVSVGGGGSGRGNGAGTRQWPIATRSFSLHICPYCLRPFLDNAAVVRHLQQDCLRHPPGNEIYRDPVRRLVVLELDGSLEPTFCEHLALLSKLFLEHKALDHDMTPFLFYVLCSMETHGLQVLGYFSKEKQTPEPYNLSCILVLPQYQSRGIGRFLIELSYELSRREGKVGTPEKPLSDLGEKLYLSYWADSVTMAIARAMEEGHCVSVDYLVQATAMIQADVIRALQHQKLLNGHQLTISEDIVERCYTKRLTKERDITSYTFYTHLLSWAPGFYEEFRGVPPAPAFVPWRDPRAPHSRTGG; encoded by the coding sequence AtgtcgagcagcgccgtccctGCGTACGAGGAGAAGCAAAAGGTTTACGCTCTCCTCAACGGTACCTTCCATGCGGCGATTGTGCTGGAGGTAGCAGAAGACGCAACAGAGGGCGGCTTTCTCTACTACGTTCGCTACGTGGAGCAGGACAGCAGGCTGGATCAATGGCTGCAGGCGAGCGACATCAAGGAACGTCACCAGGGCCGCGCACAACatggaagcagcagcacccatCAGCAGTACACCCCGAGCGGTATcaagacgcggcggcagagccaCGTGACAGAGCAGCAGAATGCAGAGACGGCAGTGCTGACGGGCGAAGGGGTTGGTATGTCCACAGAGGTTTCGGCAAACGcgaaaggcggcggcgccgcctcgcactTGGTAAAAGTGTCGAAGACGCGTGCGCGACGCGATAGCGCGTTTTTCTCACGCACCAAGAACATCTACTCGATCTGCATGGGGCCGCACGAGGTGGAGACGTGGTACTTCAGCCCGTACCACCTCGCCCGCccagaggtgcagcagcgactgcaggCAGCGTCTCAGTGTGTAACGGGGAGCACCGAGCTGCAGTTGGTTCAATCCACCACGCCGTCAGGCGGCACTAGTGGTGTGAGCAGTGGTATCGCCGGCGTTGGTGGGggcgctggtggcagcgggAGTGTGAGCGTAGGGGGGGGTGGGTCAGGCAGAGGGAATGGTGCCGGTACGCGGCAGTGGCCAATCGCTacgcgctccttctctctccacatATGCCCCTACTGCCTGCGGCCGTTCCTTGACAACGCAGCGGTAGTGCGGCATCTCCAGCAAGACTGCCTGCGCCATCCCCCTGGCAACGAGATCTACCGCGACCCAGTGCGGCGCCTCGTCGTGTTGGAGCTGGACGGCTCGCTGGAGCCGACCTTCTGTGAGCACCTTGCTCTTCTCTCGAAGCTCTTTCTTGAGCACAAGGCTCTGGACCACGACATGACGCCCTTCCTGTTCTACGTACTGTGCTCCATGGAGACGCACGGCCTGCAAGTGTTGGGGTACTTCAGCAAGGAGAAGCAAACCCCCGAGCCGTACAACCTGTCATGCATCTTGGTGCTACCGCAGTATCAGAGCCGCGGCATTGGTCGATTCTTGATCGAGCTCAGCTACGAGCTCTCGCGCCGTGAGGGCAAGGTCGGCACGCCGGAGAAGCCCCTCAGCGACTTGGGTGAGAAACTGTACCTAAGCTACTGGGCCGACTCCGTCACCATGGCCATTGCCCGGGCTATGGAGGAAGGCCACTGCGTCTCTGTGGATTACCTGGTGCAGGCAACGGCGATGATTCAGGCAGATGTGATACGAGCCTTACAGCACCAGAAGCTTCTGAACGGGCATCAGCTGACCATCTCCGAGGACATTGTCGAACGGTGCTACACGAAGCGCCTCACCAAGGAACGGGACATCACGAGCTACACCTTCTACACGCACTTGCTCAGCTGGGCCCCCGGCTTCTACGAAGAGTTCCGTGgcgtgccgccagcgccagcgttTGTGCCTTGGCGCGACCCAAGAGCGCCCCACTCGCGAACCGGCGGTTGA